The Micromonospora sp. M71_S20 genome has a window encoding:
- a CDS encoding DUF998 domain-containing protein translates to MTTIAATVPAVRRSSDRLLLAGGLAGPVFLTSAVTQMLMREGYDITRHPISQLATGSLGWIQITTFVLAGLGGIALAIGVRRTVTEGTGRRVLPIFVGIFGAGLVAAGVFTMDPEYGFPVGTPDGPVDEMSWHSIAHSAAAAIAFTALAVAAIVLTIRHVRRRAALAAILNGLAALILLMPMSPSHMSIQIAVNGLVAFTWTTVVALSLRRSS, encoded by the coding sequence ATGACCACCATCGCCGCCACCGTTCCTGCCGTCCGCCGCTCGTCCGACCGCCTGCTCCTTGCCGGCGGCCTCGCCGGACCGGTCTTTTTAACCTCGGCCGTGACGCAGATGCTCATGCGGGAGGGCTACGACATCACACGGCACCCGATCAGCCAGCTGGCCACCGGAAGTCTCGGCTGGATCCAGATCACCACGTTCGTGCTCGCCGGCCTCGGCGGGATCGCCCTCGCCATCGGTGTCCGGCGCACGGTCACCGAGGGCACCGGCCGGCGTGTGCTGCCGATCTTCGTCGGGATCTTCGGTGCCGGGCTCGTCGCGGCCGGGGTGTTCACCATGGATCCGGAGTACGGCTTCCCGGTAGGGACTCCTGACGGGCCGGTCGACGAGATGTCCTGGCACAGCATCGCGCACTCGGCGGCGGCCGCCATTGCCTTCACCGCGCTGGCCGTCGCCGCCATCGTGCTGACCATCCGTCACGTCCGCCGTCGGGCCGCCCTGGCGGCGATACTGAACGGCCTCGCCGCGCTCATCCTGCTGATGCCGATGTCGCCGAGCCACATGAGCATCCAGATCGCCGTGAACGGCCTGGTCGCCTTCACCTGGACGACGGTCGTCGCCCTCTCCCTGCGCCGTT
- a CDS encoding response regulator transcription factor, whose amino-acid sequence MTAPVRVLVCDDQELIRAGFATIIDAQPDMEIVGECGDGRAAVDLAVRLRPDVVVMDVRMPVLDGIEATRLLAGAGVPEPVKVLVVTTFNLDDYVYEALRAGASGFLLKDAPPAQLLHGIRTVATGAALLAPEVTRQLVGRYAARIRPAEGDPNGGALTPRELEVLRLIAEGLSNSEIAAALVISQETVKTYVSRILTKLDLRDRVQAVVYAYRRGLVT is encoded by the coding sequence GTGACCGCGCCGGTCCGGGTGCTGGTCTGCGACGACCAGGAGCTGATCCGCGCCGGATTCGCGACGATCATCGACGCCCAGCCCGACATGGAGATCGTCGGCGAGTGCGGCGACGGACGCGCGGCGGTCGACCTGGCCGTTCGGCTCCGGCCGGACGTGGTGGTGATGGACGTCCGGATGCCGGTGCTCGACGGCATCGAGGCGACCCGCCTGCTGGCCGGTGCCGGGGTCCCCGAGCCGGTGAAGGTCCTCGTGGTGACGACGTTCAACCTCGACGATTACGTCTACGAGGCACTGCGCGCGGGCGCCAGCGGCTTCCTGCTCAAGGACGCCCCACCGGCGCAGCTGCTCCACGGCATCCGCACGGTGGCGACGGGCGCCGCGCTGCTGGCCCCGGAGGTGACCCGGCAGCTGGTGGGCAGGTACGCGGCCCGCATCCGCCCGGCCGAGGGCGACCCGAACGGCGGCGCGCTGACCCCGCGCGAGCTGGAGGTGCTCCGACTCATCGCGGAGGGCCTGTCCAACAGCGAGATCGCCGCGGCCCTGGTGATCAGCCAGGAGACGGTCAAGACGTACGTGTCCCGCATCCTCACCAAGCTCGACCTGCGCGACCGGGTGCAGGCCGTGGTGTA
- a CDS encoding Type 1 glutamine amidotransferase-like domain-containing protein, which produces MKLLLTSGGVTNPSIHSALVQLLGKPVSECRALCVPTAQWGHPMCGPASVQGFVAADPASGWRYLSGLGWASLGVLELTALPSIGAERWIPWVRETDVLLVDGGDATYLCHWMRESGLADLLPSLLDTVWVGVSAGSMVMTPRIGSYFVEWPSAPDDRALGVVDFSIFPHLNLFPANTLADAERWAADIGVPAYAIDEQTAIKVVDGSVEVISEGQWTKFG; this is translated from the coding sequence TTGAAGCTCCTGCTTACGTCCGGCGGTGTGACGAACCCAAGCATCCATTCGGCGCTCGTGCAGCTTCTCGGTAAGCCGGTCTCCGAGTGCCGGGCCCTCTGCGTCCCGACAGCACAGTGGGGTCACCCGATGTGCGGACCGGCATCGGTGCAGGGCTTCGTGGCGGCCGACCCCGCTTCCGGTTGGCGGTACCTGTCTGGCCTGGGCTGGGCTTCGCTCGGTGTCCTCGAGCTCACGGCGCTGCCCAGCATCGGCGCAGAGCGATGGATTCCCTGGGTCCGGGAGACCGATGTGCTGCTGGTCGACGGTGGCGACGCGACGTACCTGTGTCACTGGATGCGAGAGTCCGGGCTGGCCGATCTGCTGCCCTCGCTGCTCGACACCGTCTGGGTGGGGGTGAGCGCGGGAAGCATGGTGATGACACCCCGGATCGGGTCCTACTTCGTCGAGTGGCCGTCGGCGCCGGACGACCGAGCTTTGGGAGTCGTCGACTTCTCGATCTTCCCGCACCTGAACCTCTTCCCCGCGAACACCCTGGCCGACGCCGAGCGGTGGGCGGCCGACATCGGCGTCCCGGCCTACGCCATCGACGAACAGACGGCCATCAAGGTCGTCGACGGCTCCGTCGAGGTGATTTCTGAAGGGCAATGGACGAAATTCGGGTAA
- a CDS encoding sensor histidine kinase, with the protein MIKLRRLPDLWRQWPITVRDLPFALALALAAVVPALERQGTQLGDLPDRPYDALTVGVVALECLPLAVRRRWPAVCLALVSLGFAIDQLRGYHTIAGTGLAIALISAGAHLERRRWVVAGLASAAYVPLAISLDRLGSDEGVAGFTTFYLFLALAWGIGAWLRQNRAAEAERRRHVEEATRTAERTRIARELHDVVTHHVTAMVVQAEAARYLTGAPDKLDQALTAITGTGRRAIGDLRQLLDLLNPDHSTSDPRTPSVGDLDALVAHSRQAGQPVEFVREGTSVAATGSAEEAAYRVVQEALTNALKYAHGSRTRVRVHHGEGETTVEISTDGSGSGSASPGGSGRGLAGLRERVTALGGDFSAGAQTGGGFLVRARIPVGNPW; encoded by the coding sequence GTGATCAAGCTCCGGAGGCTCCCGGATCTGTGGCGGCAGTGGCCGATCACGGTCCGGGATCTCCCGTTCGCCCTGGCCCTCGCCCTCGCGGCGGTGGTCCCGGCTCTGGAGCGGCAGGGTACGCAGCTCGGCGACCTCCCGGACCGCCCGTACGACGCGCTGACCGTCGGTGTCGTCGCCCTGGAATGCCTGCCGCTGGCCGTACGCCGTCGGTGGCCGGCCGTCTGCCTCGCGCTGGTGTCGCTCGGCTTCGCGATCGACCAGCTCCGCGGCTACCACACCATCGCGGGTACGGGACTGGCCATCGCGCTCATCAGCGCCGGCGCCCACCTGGAGCGGCGCCGCTGGGTCGTCGCGGGTCTCGCCTCGGCGGCGTACGTGCCCCTGGCGATCTCCCTCGACCGGCTCGGATCGGATGAGGGCGTCGCGGGGTTCACCACCTTCTACCTGTTTCTGGCGCTCGCGTGGGGCATCGGGGCGTGGCTGCGCCAGAACCGGGCCGCCGAGGCGGAACGCCGCCGCCATGTCGAGGAGGCCACCCGTACTGCGGAGCGCACGCGCATCGCCCGGGAGCTGCACGACGTCGTCACCCACCACGTGACGGCGATGGTCGTGCAGGCCGAGGCGGCGCGCTACCTGACGGGCGCCCCGGACAAGCTGGACCAGGCATTGACCGCGATCACCGGCACCGGCCGCCGGGCCATCGGCGACCTGCGGCAGCTGCTCGACCTGCTCAACCCGGATCACAGCACAAGCGATCCGCGTACGCCGTCCGTCGGCGACCTGGACGCCCTCGTCGCCCATTCCCGGCAGGCCGGGCAGCCGGTCGAGTTCGTCCGGGAGGGCACGTCGGTGGCGGCCACCGGCAGCGCCGAGGAGGCGGCGTACCGGGTGGTGCAGGAGGCGCTGACGAACGCGCTGAAGTATGCGCACGGCAGCCGGACCAGGGTTCGCGTTCACCACGGGGAAGGAGAGACGACCGTGGAGATCAGCACCGACGGCTCCGGATCCGGCAGCGCGTCCCCGGGCGGCAGCGGGCGCGGCCTCGCCGGGCTCCGCGAGCGGGTCACCGCCCTCGGTGGCGACTTCAGCGCGGGCGCGCAGACCGGCGGCGGCTTCCTCGTGCGGGCCCGGATCCCGGTTGGAAACCCGTGGTGA
- a CDS encoding CPBP family intramembrane glutamic endopeptidase, producing the protein MRFVKQLLAVAAVVLVGGQSMAAVEGNFFLTLVIGAVTAVLGVVVYRWVVRRTERREPTELGQDGWGGKLGRGTLIGFAMFAAVIANIAFLGGYHIEGWGSPTRALGLLGFMVAVAVTEELLFRGVLFRIIEERTGTWIALALTGVVFGAIHLVNPDATLWGATAIAIEAGFMLAACYAATRNLWVPIGLHFGWNFAAGGIFSVVVSGNGESKGLLEASTSGPVALSGGAFGPEGSLYAVLAGVVLTVVFLWLAKRRGHIVPRRHRTAQAPATATVTQ; encoded by the coding sequence ATGCGCTTCGTCAAACAACTTCTCGCCGTCGCCGCCGTCGTCCTCGTCGGCGGGCAGAGCATGGCCGCCGTCGAGGGCAACTTCTTCCTCACCTTGGTGATCGGCGCTGTGACGGCGGTGCTGGGCGTGGTCGTCTACCGGTGGGTCGTGCGGCGCACCGAGCGCCGTGAGCCGACCGAGCTCGGCCAGGACGGTTGGGGCGGGAAGCTGGGCCGCGGGACGCTCATCGGCTTCGCCATGTTCGCGGCCGTCATCGCCAACATCGCGTTCCTCGGCGGTTACCACATCGAGGGCTGGGGTTCGCCGACGCGAGCGCTGGGTCTGCTCGGATTCATGGTGGCCGTCGCGGTCACCGAGGAGCTGCTGTTCCGGGGGGTACTGTTCCGCATCATCGAGGAGCGTACGGGCACCTGGATCGCTCTCGCCCTGACCGGCGTGGTGTTCGGCGCGATCCACCTGGTGAACCCGGACGCCACCCTGTGGGGGGCGACCGCCATCGCCATCGAGGCCGGGTTCATGCTGGCCGCCTGCTACGCCGCCACCCGGAACCTGTGGGTCCCGATCGGCCTGCACTTCGGCTGGAATTTCGCCGCCGGCGGCATCTTCAGCGTCGTGGTCTCGGGCAACGGCGAGTCGAAGGGGCTGCTCGAGGCCTCGACGTCGGGGCCGGTCGCGCTCAGCGGCGGCGCTTTCGGGCCGGAGGGCAGCCTGTACGCGGTGCTGGCCGGCGTGGTGCTGACCGTGGTGTTCCTGTGGCTGGCCAAGCGCCGCGGGCACATCGTCCCGCGCCGCCACCGCACGGCGCAGGCCCCGGCAACCGCTACAGTCACCCAGTGA